One region of Sulfurisphaera ohwakuensis genomic DNA includes:
- the asd gene encoding aspartate-semialdehyde dehydrogenase gives MADKIKVSLLGSTGMVGQKMVKMLAKHPYLELVKVSASPSKIGKKYKDAVKWIEQGDIPEEVQDLPIVSTNYEDHKDVDVVLSALPNELAESIELELVKNGKIVVSNASPFRMDPDVPLINPEINWEHLELLKFQKERKGWKGILVKNPNCTAAIMSMPIKPLIEIATKSKIIITTLQAVSGAGYNGISFMAIEGNIIPYIKGEEDKIAKELTKLNGKLENNQIIPANLDSTVTSIRVPTRVGHMGVINIITNERINIEEIKKTLKNFKSLPQQKNLPTAPKQPIIVRDEEDRPQPIIDVNAESGMAVTVGRIRHENNVLRLVVLGDNLVRGAAGITILTVEVMRELGYI, from the coding sequence GTGGCAGACAAAATAAAAGTTTCACTTCTAGGCTCTACTGGAATGGTAGGACAAAAAATGGTAAAAATGTTAGCAAAGCATCCTTATTTAGAGTTAGTAAAAGTTAGTGCTTCCCCTTCGAAAATTGGTAAAAAATATAAAGATGCAGTAAAGTGGATAGAGCAAGGAGACATACCAGAAGAAGTACAAGATTTACCAATAGTTTCAACAAATTATGAAGATCATAAAGACGTTGATGTAGTATTGTCAGCTTTACCAAATGAATTAGCAGAATCAATAGAACTTGAACTTGTGAAAAACGGAAAGATAGTTGTGTCTAATGCTAGTCCATTTAGAATGGACCCAGATGTACCATTAATTAACCCAGAAATTAATTGGGAACACCTAGAATTACTTAAATTTCAAAAGGAAAGAAAAGGTTGGAAAGGTATTCTAGTAAAAAATCCTAATTGTACAGCTGCTATAATGTCAATGCCAATAAAACCCTTAATTGAAATAGCAACAAAATCTAAAATAATAATTACTACACTACAAGCAGTAAGTGGAGCTGGATATAATGGAATATCATTTATGGCAATAGAGGGTAATATAATCCCATACATTAAAGGAGAAGAAGACAAAATAGCAAAAGAACTAACTAAATTAAACGGAAAACTTGAAAATAATCAAATAATTCCAGCAAACTTAGACTCAACTGTTACATCAATTAGAGTACCTACAAGAGTAGGGCATATGGGAGTTATTAACATTATTACAAATGAGAGAATCAACATAGAGGAAATAAAGAAAACACTAAAGAATTTTAAATCTTTACCTCAACAGAAAAATTTACCTACCGCACCAAAACAACCAATAATAGTAAGAGATGAAGAAGATAGACCACAGCCGATTATTGATGTAAATGCAGAAAGTGGCATGGCTGTAACTGTGGGCAGAATAAGACATGAAAATAACGTGCTTAGGTTAGTCGTTTTAGGAGATAATTTAGTTAGAGGAGCTGCTGGAATAACAATACTTACCGTAGAAGTTATGAGAGAATTAGGGTACATTTAG
- a CDS encoding CehA/McbA family metallohydrolase, whose protein sequence is MLKIDFHVHTYYSDGKESPKEMLNYALKVGLNGIAITDHDTSKAHITFKNKFIIPGQEVTTEFGHVVILCNFPPSPPRKISELIDYAKENSCIVFPSHPFDIFRKGIGHKVFNYNFHAIEIFNSKAPKSANKKAEEVAKQLGLPGLANSDSHIKYALGSAYNVVNLSEFNVDEILDNIRKNRIEAVRIGLTVKAKFEIAKWYIQRKLRIEKDTSRIMREV, encoded by the coding sequence ATGTTAAAGATAGATTTTCATGTTCATACCTATTATAGTGATGGAAAAGAATCACCAAAAGAAATGTTAAATTATGCATTAAAAGTTGGACTTAACGGAATAGCTATAACTGATCACGACACATCCAAAGCTCATATAACATTCAAAAATAAATTTATAATCCCAGGGCAAGAAGTTACTACAGAATTTGGACATGTAGTCATATTATGTAATTTTCCTCCTTCTCCTCCTAGGAAAATTAGTGAATTAATAGATTATGCAAAAGAGAATAGTTGTATTGTTTTTCCTTCTCACCCATTTGACATATTTCGTAAAGGAATAGGACATAAGGTGTTCAACTATAATTTTCATGCCATAGAAATATTTAATTCTAAAGCACCTAAGTCAGCTAATAAAAAAGCTGAAGAAGTTGCCAAACAATTAGGATTACCAGGATTAGCAAACAGTGACTCTCATATAAAATATGCTCTAGGATCTGCATATAACGTAGTTAATTTAAGTGAATTTAACGTAGACGAAATTTTAGATAATATTAGGAAAAATAGAATAGAAGCTGTGAGAATAGGATTAACCGTAAAGGCTAAGTTTGAGATAGCTAAATGGTATATACA